From Microcystis aeruginosa NIES-2549, a single genomic window includes:
- the psbA gene encoding photosystem II q(b) protein, producing MTTTLQQRESASLWEQFCQWITSTNNRLYVGWFGVIMIPTLLTATTCFIIAFIAAPPVDIDGIREPVAGSLLYGNNIISGAVVPSSNAIGLHFYPIWEAASLDEWLYNGGPYQLVIFHFLLGVFCYLGRQWELSFRLGMRPWICVAYSAPVSAATAVFLIYPIGQGSFSDGMPLGISGTFNFMFVFQAEHNILMHPFHMLGVAGVFGGSLFSAMHGSLVTSSLVRETTEIESQNYGYKFGQEEETYNIVAAHGYFGRLIFQYASFNNSRSLHFFLGAWPVIGIWFTAMGVSTMAFNLNGFNFNQSILDSQGRVIGTWADVLNRAGIGMEVMHERNAHNFPLDLASGEQAPVALTAPAING from the coding sequence ATGACCACCACTCTACAACAGCGCGAGAGCGCTTCCCTGTGGGAGCAGTTCTGTCAGTGGATCACCAGCACCAACAACCGTCTTTATGTCGGTTGGTTCGGTGTCATCATGATCCCCACCCTGCTCACCGCCACCACCTGCTTCATCATCGCCTTTATCGCCGCTCCTCCCGTAGATATCGACGGTATCCGCGAGCCTGTAGCTGGTTCTCTACTCTACGGAAACAACATCATCTCTGGTGCAGTTGTTCCCTCTTCTAACGCGATTGGACTCCACTTTTACCCCATCTGGGAAGCTGCTTCCTTAGATGAGTGGTTATACAACGGTGGTCCCTACCAGTTAGTCATTTTCCACTTCTTACTAGGTGTCTTCTGCTACCTCGGTCGTCAGTGGGAACTGTCTTTCCGTTTAGGAATGCGTCCTTGGATCTGTGTAGCTTACTCTGCACCTGTATCCGCCGCTACTGCTGTATTCTTAATCTATCCCATCGGACAAGGTTCTTTCTCTGATGGTATGCCTTTAGGAATCTCTGGAACCTTCAACTTTATGTTCGTGTTCCAAGCAGAACATAACATTCTGATGCACCCCTTCCATATGTTAGGTGTTGCTGGTGTGTTCGGCGGTTCTCTGTTCTCCGCGATGCACGGTTCCCTAGTAACTTCTTCTTTAGTGCGTGAAACCACTGAAATCGAATCTCAGAACTACGGTTACAAATTCGGTCAAGAGGAAGAAACCTACAATATCGTTGCCGCTCACGGTTACTTCGGACGTTTAATCTTCCAATACGCTTCTTTCAACAACAGCCGCTCCCTGCACTTCTTCTTAGGTGCTTGGCCGGTAATCGGTATCTGGTTTACGGCAATGGGTGTTAGCACCATGGCGTTTAACCTCAACGGTTTCAACTTCAACCAGTCGATTCTCGATTCTCAAGGTCGTGTAATCGGTACTTGGGCCGATGTGTTAAACCGCGCTGGTATCGGTATGGAAGTAATGCACGAGCGTAATGCACACAACTTCCCCTTAGACTTGGCTAGTGGTGAACAGGCTCCCGTAGCTCTGACCGCTCCCGCTATCAATGGTTAA
- a CDS encoding type II toxin-antitoxin system YafQ family toxin, which translates to MELIWSDGFKRSFKKLIKKNPQLKPKIFDVLRKLAEDPFTLSLKTHKLSGNLEGLWSCTVAYDCRIIFSFSEDGEYLEVIILLIDIGSHDQVYRK; encoded by the coding sequence ATGGAGCTAATATGGAGTGATGGGTTTAAGCGTTCGTTTAAGAAGCTAATCAAGAAAAATCCCCAGTTAAAACCTAAAATTTTCGATGTACTTAGAAAACTGGCAGAAGACCCATTTACACTGTCTTTAAAAACCCATAAGTTAAGTGGTAATTTAGAAGGGTTATGGTCTTGTACTGTAGCTTACGATTGTCGAATTATTTTTAGTTTTTCGGAAGATGGAGAATATTTAGAAGTTATCATCTTGTTAATTGATATTGGTAGTCACGATCAGGTGTATAGAAAATAG